A window of the Rubeoparvulum massiliense genome harbors these coding sequences:
- a CDS encoding ABC transporter ATP-binding protein codes for MNYLIKTHQLTKTFNHKEVISQVNLNVKQGEIYGFLGPNGAGKTTLIKLLTNLIKPTVGEIELFGERLTTKSYHVLRRIGSIIEYPIFYERLTARENLLLHCEYMGYYDDNAIDQALEMVNLRNIDGKSVKNFSLGMKQRLGIARAISTKPELLILDEPINGLDPIGIKEMRDLFKMLCKEYGITILISSHILAEIEQIADTIGVIKEGKILQEFSLETLRKDQAEYIEVTVDNVKKASYVFEHHLRLTNFKVMGNESIRVYDQRVSEKDITKALVFHDVAIEGINKKINTLEEYFIKLIDGGRIHA; via the coding sequence ATGAATTATCTTATTAAGACCCACCAGTTAACCAAAACCTTCAATCATAAAGAGGTTATCTCGCAGGTGAATCTCAATGTGAAGCAAGGTGAGATCTATGGGTTTTTAGGACCTAATGGAGCTGGTAAGACAACCTTAATTAAGCTACTCACCAATTTAATCAAACCTACAGTAGGTGAGATAGAGCTGTTTGGAGAGCGTCTCACAACAAAATCTTATCATGTGTTAAGAAGAATTGGCTCAATCATTGAATACCCGATTTTTTATGAACGATTAACTGCAAGAGAAAACCTATTACTTCATTGTGAATACATGGGTTACTATGATGATAATGCGATTGATCAGGCGTTAGAAATGGTCAATTTAAGGAATATTGATGGGAAATCTGTCAAAAATTTTTCCCTCGGAATGAAGCAGCGATTGGGGATTGCCCGTGCCATATCGACAAAGCCAGAATTACTAATCCTCGATGAACCCATTAATGGACTCGATCCCATTGGCATTAAGGAAATGAGAGACCTGTTTAAAATGTTATGCAAGGAGTATGGAATCACGATCTTAATCTCTAGCCATATCCTCGCAGAGATTGAGCAAATCGCTGATACCATCGGTGTGATTAAAGAAGGAAAAATCCTTCAAGAGTTCTCCTTAGAGACGCTCAGGAAAGATCAAGCGGAGTATATCGAAGTTACAGTGGATAATGTGAAGAAAGCATCTTATGTGTTCGAGCATCATCTCCGTTTAACCAACTTTAAGGTGATGGGTAACGAGAGTATACGAGTTTATGATCAGCGGGTTAGCGAGAAGGATATTACGAAAGCGTTAGTGTTTCATGATGTTGCTATAGAGGGAATTAATAAGAAGATCAATACCTTAGAGGAATATTTCATCAAGTTAATTGATGGAGGTAGAATTCATGCTTAA
- a CDS encoding ABC transporter permease → MLNLMRLELYKLKLPSLIKGVLIANVVISAFLLLILYGPQPDEDVAFKNYTELFVAIDTFVRAAFIIYAAALIAKLIIDEYKNRTITVLFLYPISRKKLMVAKLLIIALFTFLAILLSYAVLMTSFYALSINQQLIADTLTISMITDQTIKLVMNAISATGMSLIPLYFGMRKFSVPTTILSSIIIVMIACSNNAGFTLNDILFIPISLAALGTYIAYASIHRIEERDIH, encoded by the coding sequence ATGCTTAATTTAATGCGCTTAGAACTGTATAAACTAAAACTTCCATCCTTGATCAAAGGTGTTCTTATTGCCAATGTGGTGATTTCCGCTTTTCTTCTTCTAATATTATATGGCCCTCAACCAGATGAAGATGTTGCATTTAAGAATTATACAGAACTCTTTGTGGCAATTGATACCTTTGTACGAGCTGCATTTATCATCTATGCTGCTGCTTTGATTGCGAAGCTGATTATTGATGAGTATAAAAATCGAACCATTACTGTTCTCTTTTTATATCCTATCAGTCGCAAAAAATTAATGGTAGCTAAGCTATTGATCATTGCTCTCTTCACATTTCTGGCAATTTTGCTATCCTATGCTGTTCTTATGACCTCGTTTTATGCATTAAGCATCAATCAGCAGTTAATCGCAGATACATTAACTATATCAATGATTACAGATCAAACGATTAAGCTGGTGATGAATGCTATTAGTGCAACCGGGATGAGCTTAATCCCTTTGTACTTTGGAATGCGAAAATTCTCGGTTCCCACAACCATTCTATCCTCCATTATCATTGTGATGATTGCGTGCTCGAATAATGCTGGATTTACACTGAATGATATCTTGTTCATACCTATTTCACTCGCTGCTTTAGGTACCTATATTGCTTATGCGAGTATTCATCGAATCGAGGAGCGGGACATCCACTGA
- a CDS encoding phosphoribosylaminoimidazolesuccinocarboxamide synthase codes for MKLIYSGKTKDVYALEDGNYLLKFKDDVTGENGVFDPGANTVGLTMEGAGQAGLRLTQYFFEKLKEQGIPTHYITANIEEATMTVKPATVFGHGLEVICRYRAVGSFLRRYGMYAKEGQPLDAFVEVTLKDDNRQDPPISEDALDMLGILTKEEYKILKELTQKIASIVKAELAKKGIELYDIKFEFGRSGKDQQILLIDEISGGNMRAYKDGQYIEPLQLTKLISE; via the coding sequence ATGAAGCTAATCTACTCAGGCAAAACGAAGGATGTCTATGCACTGGAAGATGGCAACTATTTGCTCAAGTTTAAAGATGATGTGACGGGAGAGAATGGAGTTTTTGATCCTGGCGCCAATACAGTGGGCTTAACCATGGAAGGTGCAGGGCAGGCAGGACTTCGCTTAACCCAATACTTTTTTGAGAAACTGAAGGAGCAAGGAATTCCTACCCATTACATTACCGCCAACATCGAAGAAGCAACAATGACGGTTAAGCCAGCAACGGTCTTCGGGCATGGACTTGAAGTGATCTGCAGATACCGAGCAGTAGGTAGCTTCTTACGCCGTTATGGCATGTATGCCAAAGAAGGGCAACCACTAGATGCTTTTGTGGAAGTCACATTGAAGGATGATAACCGTCAGGATCCTCCCATTTCAGAAGATGCGCTAGATATGTTAGGAATCCTCACCAAGGAAGAATACAAAATCCTAAAAGAGCTAACCCAGAAGATTGCCAGCATCGTGAAGGCTGAACTGGCGAAGAAGGGGATTGAACTCTACGATATTAAATTCGAATTTGGACGTTCAGGTAAAGATCAACAGATTCTCTTAATCGATGAAATCTCTGGTGGAAACATGCGCGCTTATAAGGATGGTCAATATATTGAGCCATTACAGCTAACCAAGCTGATTTCAGAATAA